A window of the Archocentrus centrarchus isolate MPI-CPG fArcCen1 chromosome 9, fArcCen1, whole genome shotgun sequence genome harbors these coding sequences:
- the tet3 gene encoding methylcytosine dioxygenase TET3 isoform X2 yields MEIGSHDRLQEGALSLELANGVNQYPNDGEASMETEQQSAESVPPRQCWGPGHGNVSDTQKQQTCGATPTESVHHADMEDAQNLVAFSAIAGSLPHSSSSSCHLVQATIAQLYEKFIQETDAGEAQARVSTGAPEGSCQPSEDLETLQKALSQAKRGHKPPNCNCDGPDCPDYLEWLEKKIKLATTEDQGSCKMVDAPLHLQPHLQQPHLAHHPQPYQQVNGGHHMSTSCTQHQQVTQGPHPDQVPCSKPPIPCSPQVLSIAKEKNISLQTAIAIDALTQLSGTSPQTAASSGQAPYKSNLHHHQHNQNITSQPLNGIGMIPSSSAIYSSSSRSQSVPPGLHTSQQGLESCEHHRPQSQGHPPHVTPLQSSTSPFPDQGKPPGFNPNPQQWQEGSGRGPEHRTPWMCVKSEPQSHLVTAPHSSSDPMSELKQLLGDTSSKFRNGPFKLPALQQISLNQNGLIQVQDNPALAMIKQESDSGDHCHHPASMGHYGMANGQQQDQHYPGTPGQAAISHFTQTALQQHLHYKRNLFPTPPTGFVGTGPHLKKWWPQMDAEGLSHLAIKQEPKRKKISQGSPGFKAMTGMFLGPPVPKPKQIIIKKPKQKASMPTFLPQTQITIKKPPVHMMERASALQTDSLDLPLHSNFTQAAAAGLPAPAQSQVSIFNSSMTPSSTVSVPSENTPALMGPLPQPVALSAQNKSEEMGSLASSNTSTMTPVTSTSSPSTSNLPSVINLDPKYEELIRQFEAEFGDSVPDISASQPMEETATAPKPGNQSLSSPQDLSPTSSSTFQSLPLISKSQPTPTPHQDDQMELSKDESGTQIEAALSQASTESHVDMEHKGSVQVSLQQEDTVEKQQPRVVQDTFSMPCSPLSKRMKIESSGDITVVSTTLSGEDTPTKDSLPSSPSLKGFLDSPLRYLDTPTKSLLNTPSKVLQAEFPTCTCVEQIIEKDEGPYYNHLGSGPSVASIRTLMETRFGEKGKAIRIEKVVYTGKEGKSSHGCPIAKWVIRRGSEEEKLMCLVRQRAGHYCANAVIIVVIIAWEGVPRALADKLYREVTDTLTKHGNPTSRRCGLNEDRTCACQGKDPDTCGASFSFGCSWSMYFNGCKYARSKMPRKFRLQGDHPEEEEKLRDNFQNLATEVAPVYKRLAPQAYSNQCQSESRAPDCRLGLKEGRPFSGITACMDFCAHAHKDQHNLYNGCTVVCTLTKEDNRTVGEIPEDEQLHVLPLYTISPTDEFGSEEAQRRKMETGAIQVLNAFRREVRKLPEPAKSCRQRRLEAKKAASEKKKNKLMQQAGETPEKMGIKDEDCIRSSPHPQGNKVIKQEVKPNIRKDPSNGSIDGYSVQAADPLNIMYTNPAYYARGGPPPTGQPSAPDTVNGYHTSMPAMQYGYYNYPPNALFPPKLRTYEGRNGSLPKAGCKAVQVDQKPDIQNFQARMALSCSSQPEQTNQPNHMAYTQSPVYSQSRPSSVSSEPSNRGTPLIKQEPMDVPVYEGTLPNQVEANASRTTPQPVAWPGHKLNGSFIPTTWDAHPNHKQSSEASSLNPDKQQQFHQHPQQRQASPYPQQWTSYPGSNAMRASPAPSPSLQVPPSPSPSPQLGTVLQANTHQASSRPGTPRPSTPHPVTPQPGASHSGRLTPQPSTPRPGTPRHWPSPVPSPQPHAWAMGPAAFSPGLKHSNPAGAYPDKIWCKTGESRCSTPVGPQEKAWKSFGGSVAGNTPSPAPEGRLFPDALQQSDQSCYTPSRAESDAESTKNCEEDEDEVWSDSEHNFLDPYIGGVAVAPAHGSILIECARRELHATTPLKRPDRSHPSRISLVFYQHKNLNQPMHGLALWEAKMKLLAERALQRQQEAALLGLSQEDIKTLGKKRKWGAMVAGASPGPGQSKDKKEGPVTRLAPTFYTTSVVTVSPYAFTRLTGPYSHFV; encoded by the exons ATGGAAATTGGGTCACATGACCGCCTCCAGGAAGGCGCGCTGAGCCTGGAACTGGCCAATGGGGTGAATCAGTACCCTAATGATGGTGAGGCATCTATGgaaacagagcagcagagtGCGGAAAGTGTGCCACCAAGGCAGTGCTGGGGGCCTGGACATGGCAATGTTAGTGACAcccaaaaacagcaaacatgtggtGCAACCCCCACTGAATCTGTCCACCATGCAGACATGGAGGATGCCCAAAATCTGGTTGCTTTTTCTGCTATAGCTGGCTCCCTGCCtcattcttcctcctcttcctgccaCCTCGTGCAGGCTACTATTGCCCAATTGTATGAGAAGTTCATCCAGGAGACAGATGCTGGGGAGGCTCAAGCTAGAGTATCTACAGGGGCTCCTGAGGGTAGCTGCCAACCTTCAGAAGACCTGGAGACCTTACAAAAAGCACTGAGCCAAGCAAAACGTGGACACAAGCCTCCCAATTGCAACTGTGATGGGCCTGACTGTCCAGACTACCTTGAGTGGCTGGAAAAGAAGATTAAGTTAGCAACCACTGAGGATCAAGGCTCCTGCAAAATGGTTGATGCTCCCTTACATTTACAACCTCACCTTCAGCAACCCCATTTAGCGCATCACCCTCAGCCCTACCAACAGGTGAACGGTGGCCACCATATGTCTACTTCATGCACTCAGCATCAACAGGTAACCCAAGGCCCTCACCCAGACCAAGTGCCCTGCTCCAAACCACCAATTCCTTGCTCTCCCCAGGTGCTCTCCATAGCCAAGGAGAAGAACATCAGTCTTCAGACAGCCATTGCTatagatgctctgacccagttgtctGGTACCAGTCCACAAACTGCCGCTTCTTCAGGTCAAGCTCCCTACAAAAGTAACCTCCATCACCATCAACACAACCAAAACATCACATCTCAGCCTCTCAATGGCATTGGCATGATCCCATCCTCTTCTGCCATCTACTCATCTTCTTCACGCTCTCAGTCTGTCCCTCCAGGACTACACACCAGCCAGCAGGGCCTAGAGTCATGTGAGCATCACAGGCCCCAATCCCAGGGCCATCCACCCCATGTTACCCCTCTCCAGTCCTCTACCTCTCCCTTCCCAGATCAGGGAAAACCACCAGGCTTCAACCCTAATCCCCAGCAGTGGCAGGAAGGCTCAGGCAGAGGCCCAGAACACAGAACTCCATGGATGTGTGTGAAGTCTGAGCCTCAGTCTCATCTTGTCACTGCACCTCATAGTAGCTCAGACCCCATGTCAGAGCTCAAACAGCTGCTTGGTGACACCAGTAGCAAGTTCAGAAATGGTCCTTTTAAGCTTCCAGCTTTGCAACAAATTAGCTTAAACCAGAATGGGCTTATCCAGGTCCAGGATAACCCAGCATTGGCCATGATTAAACAAGAGTCAGACTCTGGTGACCACTGTCATCACCCTGCCTCCATGGGACATTATGGTATGGCTAATGGTCAACAACAGGATCAGCACTACCCTGGCACTCCTGGCCAGGCAGCCATCAGCCACTTCACTCAGACAGCTCTACAACAGCACCTTCACTACAAGAGGAACCTCTTCCCAACCCCCCCCACTGGCTTTGTAGGCACAGGCCCACACTTGAAAAAATGGTGGCCACAGATGGATGCAGAGGGCCTGTCACATCTGGCCATCAAACAGGAacccaagaggaaaaaaatcagccaaGGATCTCCTGGTTTCAAAGCTATGACTGGGATGTTTTTAGGTCCTCCCGTCCCCAAACCCAAGCAGATAATTATCAAGAAGCCCAAGCAGAAAGCCTCCATGCCAACCTTCCTGCCTCAGACTCAGATCACCATAAAGAAACCACCAGTCCACATGATGGAAAGAGCCTCAGCCCTACAAACAGATTCCCTTGACCTGCCCCTCCACAGTAACTTcactcaggctgctgctgcaggcctcCCTGCCCCAGCCCAATCTCAGGTATCCATTTTCAACTCCTCGATGACTCCCTCTTCCACTGTTTCTGTTCCGTCAGAAAACACTCCAGCTCTCATGGGCCCCCTACCGCAACCTGTGGCCCTGTCAGCTCAAAATAAGTCAGAAGAGATGGGCAGCCTGGCCTCCAGTAATACCAGCACCATGACACCTGTGACCTCCACATCTTCACCCAGCACCTCAAATTTACCAAGTGTCATTAACTTGGACCCGAAGTACGAAGAACTGATCCGCCAGTTTGAGGCTGAATTTGGGGACTCAGTCCCAGACATATCTGCCAGTCAGCCCATGGAGGAGACTGCTACAGCCCCAAAGCCAGGGAATCAGTCCCTGAGCAGTCCTCAGGACCTCAGTCCCACATCATCATCCACCTTCCAGTCACTTCCCTTAATTTCCAAAAGTCAACCCACCCCTACACCTCATCAAGATGATCAGATGGAACTCAGCAAAGATGAGTCAGGGACCCAAATTGAGGCAGCCTTGAGCCAGGCATCCACAGAAAGCCATGTGGACATGGAGCACAAGGGGTCCGTTCAAGTTTCTCTGCAACAGGAAGATactgtggagaagcagcagccCAGAGTGGTGCAGGATACATTTAGCATGCCATGTTCTCCGCTGTCAAAACGCATGAAGATTGAATCCTCGGGTGATATAACAGTAGTCTCCACCACCTTATCTGGGGAGGACACACCAACTAAGGATAGCCTGCCCTCTTCTCCATCTCTCAAAGGCTTCTTGGACTCTCCTTTACGCTACCTGGACACCCCCACCAAGAGCTTGCTAAATACTCCTTCCAAGGTTCTTCAGGCCGAGTTCCCCACCTGTACTTGCGTGG AACAAATAATTGAGAAAGATGAAGGGCCCTACTACAATCACCTGGGATCTGGACCTTCTGTGGCCTCCATACGAACTCTGATGGAGACAAG GTTTGGAGAGAAGGGGAAAGCCATCCGGATTGAGAAGGTGGTTTACACAGGCAAAGAGGGAAAGAGTTCACATGGATGTCCTATCGCTAAGTGG GTGATCCGTAGGGGCAGCGAGGAAGAGAAGCTGATGTGTCTGGTGCGGCAACGTGCAGGCCATTACTGTGCCAACGCTGTCATCATCGTCGTCATTATAGCCTGGGAAGGTGTCCCGAGGGCCCTGGCTGACAAACTGTACAGAGAGGTCACCGACACCCTCACCAAACATGGCAACCCCACCAGCCGACGCTGTGGCCTCAATGAGGA TCGTACCTGCGCCTGTCAAGGCAAGGATCCTGATACTTGTGGTGCTTCCTTCTCTTTTGGCTGCTCATGGAGTATGTACTTTAACGGCTGCAAGTATGCCCGAAGCAAAATGCCGCGAAAGTTCAGGCTACAGGGAGACCACCCTGAAGAG GAGGAAAAACTCAGGGATAACTTCCAGAATCTGGCAACTGAGGTGGCTCCTGTGTACAAGCGACTGGCACCTCAGGCCTACAGTAACCAG tgccagtcagagtccagagcTCCTGACTGCAGGCTGGGCTTGAAGGAAGGCCGTCCATTCTCTGGAATCACTGCTTGCATGGACTTCTGTGCTCACGCTCATAAGGATCAACACAACCTGTACAACGGATGCACAGTG GTGTGTACTTTAACAAAGGAGGACAACCGAACGGTGGGGGAAATCCCCGAGGATGAGCAGCTCCACGTGTTGCCTCTTTACACAATATCCCCGACAGATGAGTTCGGCAGCGAGGAGGCCCAGCGCCGTAAGATGGAGACAGGAGCTATCCAGGTGCTTAATGCTTTCCGTCGTGAGGTGCGCAAGTTGCCCGAACCTGCCAAGTCTTGCCGACAGCGCCGACTGGAAGCAAAGAAGGCCGCTtcggagaaaaagaaaaataaactcatGCAGCAGGCAGGGGAGACGCCAGAGAAGATGGGCATCAAAGATGAGGACTGCATCAGAAGTTCCCCTCATCCCCAAGGCAATAAAG TTATAAAACAAGAGGTGAAGCCCAACATCAGAAAGGATCCCTCAAACGGATCAATAGATGGATATTCTGTGCAAGCAGCAGACCCATTAAATATCATGTATACAAACCCTGCCTACTATGCAAGGGGAGGCCCCCCCCCAACTGGCCAGCCCTCTGCACCTGATACAGTAAATGGTTACCACACCAGTATGCCGGCAATGCAGTATGGCTACTACAACTACCCACCCAATGCACTTTTCCCCCCTAAGCTGAGGACCTATGAGGGTCGAAATGGCTCTTTGCCCAAAGCTGGCTGTAAAGCTGTCCAGGTAGATCAGAAGCCTGACATTCAAAACTTTCAGGCCAGGATGGCCCTATCCTGCTCCAGCCAACCAGagcaaaccaaccaaccaaaccaCATGGCTTACACCCAGTCTCCAGTTTATAGCCAATCCCGTccttcctctgtctcctctgagcccTCCAACAGAGGCACTCCTCTCATCAAACAGGAGCCTATGGATGTGCCAGTCTACGAAGGCACGTTGCCGAACCAGGTTGAAGCCAACGCATCGAGAACCACCCCCCAGCCTGTGGCCTGGCCTGGGCACAAGCTTAATGGAAGTTTTATTCCCACCACTTGGGATGCCCATCCAAACCATAAACAAAGTTCCGAGGCCTCATCGTTGAACccagacaaacagcagcagtttcaCCAGCATCCCCAGCAGCGGCAGGCCTCTCCTTATCCCCAGCAGTGGACATCCTACCCTGGCTCAAACGCCATGAGGGCTTCCCCTGCCCCATCACCATCGCTCCAGGTACCTCCCTCTCCATCTCCATCCCCTCAACTAGGCACAGTGCTCCAAGCTAACACACATCAAGCCTCCTCTCGCCCTGGTACTCCTCGTCCAAGCACCCCTCACCCTGTTACCCCACAGCCTGGTGCCTCTCACTCAGGCCGACTTACACCACAGCCAAGCACCCCACGTCCAGGCACCCCTAGGCACTGGCCAAGCCCCGTTCCTAGTCCACAGCCACATGCGTGGGCCATGGGGCCTGCAGCTTTTAGCCCTGGTTTGAAGCACAGCAATCCTGCAGGAGCCTATCCTGACAAGATCTGGTGCAAGACTGGAGAAAGTCGGTGTTCCACTCCTGTTGGGCCCCAAGAAAAAGCCTGGAAATCTTTTGGTGGTTCAGTGGCGGGTAACACCCCTTCTCCTGCTCCTGAGGGTCGCCTCTTCCCTGATGCCCTGCAGCAGTCAGATCAGTCCTGCTACACCCCCAGCCGAGCAGAGAGCGATGCTGAGAGCACCAAGAATtgtgaggaggatgaggatgaggttTGGTCTGACAGCGAGCACAACTTCCTGGACCCTTACATTGGCGGCGTAGCAGTGGCACCGGCCCATGGCTCCATCCTCATTGAATGTGCCCGTCGGGAATTACATGCTACCACTCCACTCAAAAGGCCTGACCGCTCCCACCCCTCCCGCATCTCCCTGGTCTTCTACCAGCACAAGAACCTCAACCAGCCCATGCACGGCCTGGCTCTGTGGGAGgccaaaatgaagctgctggCAGAGCGAGCGCTGCAGAGGCAGCAGGAAGCAGCTCTCCTTGGCCTCTCCCAGGAAGATATCAAGACACTTGGGAAGAAACGCAAATGGGGTGCTATGGTGGCAGGCGCTAGTCCAGGACCTGGACAATCTAAAGACAAGAAGGAGGGGCCAGTGACGCGGTTAGCCCCCACTTTCTACACCACCTCTGTGGTTACTGTGTCTCCCTATGCCTTCACCCGCCTCACTGGGCCCTACAGCCACTTTGTGtga